A single Methanocaldococcus bathoardescens DNA region contains:
- a CDS encoding NAD+ synthase, with translation MEEIVEKITNFIKEKVEEAKANGVVIGLSGGIDSSVTAYLCVKALGKDKVLGIIMPEKNTNPKDVEHAKMVAENLGIKYIISDITDILKAFGAGGYVPTKEFDKIADGNLKARIRMCILYYFANKYNLLVVGTSNKTEIYVGYGTKHGDIACDIRPIGNLFKTEVRELAKYLGVPKEIIEKPPSAGLWEGQTDEEELGIKYETLDKILKLYEKGKSAEEISKELNIPLEDVEHVFDLIKKNEHKRTLPPTPEI, from the coding sequence ATGGAAGAGATTGTTGAAAAAATAACAAATTTTATCAAAGAGAAGGTTGAGGAAGCAAAAGCTAATGGAGTTGTTATTGGATTGAGTGGAGGTATTGATTCTTCAGTTACTGCTTATTTATGCGTTAAAGCCCTTGGAAAAGATAAGGTTCTTGGTATAATAATGCCAGAGAAAAACACAAACCCTAAAGATGTTGAGCATGCAAAGATGGTTGCTGAGAATTTGGGAATAAAATATATTATTTCAGATATAACCGATATTTTAAAAGCATTTGGAGCTGGAGGATATGTTCCAACAAAAGAATTTGATAAAATAGCTGATGGAAATCTAAAGGCAAGAATTAGAATGTGTATTCTCTATTATTTTGCAAATAAATACAATTTATTAGTTGTAGGAACTTCCAATAAAACAGAAATTTATGTTGGATATGGAACAAAACATGGAGATATTGCTTGTGATATTAGACCAATAGGTAATTTGTTTAAAACAGAGGTTAGAGAGCTTGCTAAATATCTTGGTGTCCCAAAAGAGATTATTGAAAAACCACCATCAGCTGGACTCTGGGAGGGGCAGACAGATGAAGAAGAGCTAGGCATTAAATATGAAACTTTAGATAAAATATTGAAATTGTATGAAAAAGGCAAATCAGCAGAAGAAATTTCTAAAGAGCTAAATATTCCATTAGAGGATGTTGAGCATGTATTTGATTTAATTAAAAAGAATGAGCATAAAAGAACCCTTCCACCAACACCAGAGATTTAA
- the glnA gene encoding type I glutamate--ammonia ligase, with the protein MNVEQAIEYVKKNNVKFIRFQFVDILGFPKNVAYPVKAGEKGIEELRDIFENGVWFDGSSITGFVGIEESDMLLKPDLSTLSVLPWRPEEKSVARVICDVYKDEKTPFEGDPRSRLKAILNELKEEMNGEFFVGPEPEFFLLKRDPHNPHRWIPADDGGYFDVEPLDDAPDIRRDIVLALENLGFHVEASHHEVAPGQHEVDFKFDNALKTADSVITFKMTIKNIAKKHGLRATFMPKPFFGMNGNGMHCHQSVWFNGEPSFYDPEGPYNGLSETCLSYIAGILSHAKALVAITNPTVNSYKRLVPGYEAPVNIAWANKNRSAIIRVPAARGKATRIEFRAPDPTCNPYLAFACMLAAGLDGIKKKMEAPEPVEKNIFKMSEEEKKQLGIESVPANLAAALDELECDEVLQKALGKHIYENYMEIKRAEWDDFRTSVTDWELGKYLVY; encoded by the coding sequence ATGAACGTCGAACAAGCAATAGAATATGTAAAGAAGAACAATGTTAAGTTCATAAGATTCCAGTTTGTTGATATCTTAGGATTCCCAAAGAACGTTGCATATCCAGTTAAAGCTGGAGAGAAAGGAATTGAAGAATTAAGAGACATCTTCGAAAATGGAGTATGGTTTGACGGTTCATCAATTACAGGTTTCGTTGGTATTGAAGAATCAGATATGTTATTAAAACCAGACTTATCAACACTCTCTGTTTTACCATGGAGACCAGAAGAGAAAAGTGTTGCGAGAGTTATCTGTGATGTTTACAAAGATGAGAAAACACCATTCGAAGGAGACCCAAGAAGTAGATTAAAAGCTATTTTAAATGAATTAAAAGAAGAAATGAATGGAGAGTTCTTTGTTGGTCCAGAACCAGAGTTCTTCTTGTTAAAGAGAGACCCACACAACCCACACAGATGGATTCCTGCTGATGATGGAGGCTATTTCGATGTTGAGCCATTAGATGATGCTCCAGACATTAGAAGAGATATCGTTTTAGCTTTAGAAAATCTCGGCTTCCATGTTGAAGCATCACACCACGAAGTAGCTCCAGGACAGCACGAAGTTGATTTCAAATTCGACAACGCTTTAAAAACAGCTGATAGCGTTATAACATTCAAGATGACAATTAAAAACATTGCTAAGAAACATGGCTTAAGAGCTACATTCATGCCAAAACCATTCTTTGGTATGAACGGAAACGGAATGCACTGTCACCAGAGTGTTTGGTTTAACGGAGAACCATCATTCTACGACCCAGAAGGACCATACAATGGATTAAGTGAAACATGTTTAAGCTACATTGCTGGTATTTTAAGCCACGCTAAGGCATTAGTTGCAATAACAAACCCAACAGTTAACTCATACAAGAGATTAGTTCCAGGTTACGAAGCTCCAGTTAACATTGCATGGGCTAACAAAAACAGAAGTGCTATCATTAGAGTCCCAGCTGCAAGAGGAAAAGCAACAAGAATCGAGTTCAGAGCTCCAGACCCAACATGCAACCCATACTTAGCATTCGCATGTATGTTAGCAGCTGGATTAGATGGAATTAAGAAGAAAATGGAAGCTCCAGAACCAGTTGAGAAAAACATCTTCAAGATGTCAGAAGAAGAGAAAAAGCAGTTAGGAATTGAGTCAGTTCCTGCAAACTTAGCTGCTGCATTAGATGAGTTAGAATGTGATGAAGTCTTGCAAAAAGCATTAGGTAAGCACATCTACGAAAACTACATGGAAATTAAGAGAGCTGAGTGGGATGACTTCAGAACATCAGTTACAGACTGGGAGTTAGGCAAATACTTAGTCTACTAA
- a CDS encoding GltB/FmdC/FwdC-like GXGXG domain-containing protein yields MEEVVIDAKDMHYRELNEKIHQILRENPDIKKIVLKNVLGQRFIGNGLQKKGLTIEIYGIPGGDLGMFMNGPTIIVHGNAEFAPGNTMDDGTIVIYGSSGDVTAHSMRGGKVFVRGDVGYRSGIHMKAYKDKVPVLVIGGRAKDFLGEYMAGGIIIVLNIDEKGNDLGKIKGRMIGTGIHGGAIYIRGEIDKDQLGVAADIKEFTQEDLEKIKPYIEEFCKWFNLPEDVKNKLINSKWTKIAPISKRPFGKLYTPDLM; encoded by the coding sequence ATGGAAGAGGTTGTTATAGATGCAAAGGATATGCACTATAGAGAGTTAAATGAAAAAATACATCAAATTTTAAGGGAAAATCCGGATATTAAAAAAATTGTATTGAAAAATGTTTTGGGGCAGAGATTTATTGGAAATGGATTGCAGAAGAAGGGTTTAACTATAGAGATTTACGGCATTCCTGGTGGAGATTTAGGAATGTTCATGAACGGCCCTACAATAATAGTTCATGGTAATGCTGAATTTGCTCCTGGAAACACTATGGATGATGGGACAATAGTTATTTACGGAAGTAGTGGAGATGTTACTGCCCACTCAATGAGAGGAGGAAAGGTTTTTGTTAGAGGAGATGTTGGTTATAGAAGTGGAATCCACATGAAAGCTTATAAAGATAAAGTCCCTGTTCTTGTGATAGGAGGAAGAGCTAAGGATTTCTTAGGAGAATATATGGCTGGGGGTATTATAATTGTTTTAAATATTGATGAAAAAGGAAATGACTTAGGAAAAATTAAAGGAAGAATGATAGGAACTGGAATTCATGGAGGGGCTATTTACATTAGAGGAGAGATAGATAAAGACCAATTGGGAGTTGCTGCAGATATAAAAGAATTTACTCAAGAAGATTTAGAAAAAATTAAACCATACATTGAAGAATTTTGTAAGTGGTTTAATTTACCAGAAGATGTTAAAAATAAACTAATAAATTCAAAATGGACAAAAATAGCACCAATTTCAAAGAGACCATTTGGTAAACTCTATACTCCTGACCTGATGTAA
- a CDS encoding Coenzyme F420 hydrogenase/dehydrogenase, beta subunit C-terminal domain — MKSYKNLKEEVWDTNICSGCGACIAVCPVNNLYFREESPVKFECDECSCIIAPADIIEHPISAEFCKTVVYDVPCGACYDACPRIKKSSVPKPEGLGNILKAVKAKASIEIKNAQNGGVVTAILANAFDEGLIDGAIVMIDDKWTLEPESYLATSKEDVIKSAGSKYLWKGPILKALKTAVMEKKLKKLAVVGTPCVINAIYQILSSDNDLLKPFREAIRLKIAIFCFETYDYSKMIKKLKTDGVNPWDIKKMDIESGKLKITLVDGNVIEYKLKDVEFAMREGCKVCGDFTGLTSDISVGNVGSEEGYSTVLIRNKWGEGFFKRAVYNGYITYDENVNLDAVKKLVELKRKRIQ, encoded by the coding sequence ATGAAGTCATATAAAAATCTAAAAGAGGAAGTTTGGGATACAAATATATGTAGTGGTTGTGGAGCTTGTATAGCAGTGTGTCCAGTAAATAACTTATATTTTAGAGAGGAAAGTCCGGTAAAGTTTGAGTGCGATGAATGCTCTTGCATAATAGCTCCAGCAGATATTATTGAACATCCAATTTCAGCAGAGTTTTGTAAAACTGTTGTCTATGACGTTCCTTGTGGAGCTTGCTACGATGCCTGTCCAAGAATAAAAAAATCATCAGTTCCTAAGCCAGAAGGATTAGGAAATATATTAAAAGCTGTAAAGGCAAAGGCATCCATAGAAATAAAAAATGCTCAAAATGGAGGGGTTGTAACTGCTATATTAGCCAATGCATTTGATGAAGGGTTGATAGATGGAGCTATTGTAATGATTGATGATAAATGGACATTAGAGCCAGAATCATATTTGGCTACATCAAAAGAAGATGTTATAAAATCAGCTGGAAGTAAATATCTCTGGAAAGGCCCAATATTAAAGGCATTAAAAACAGCTGTTATGGAGAAAAAACTTAAAAAATTAGCTGTTGTAGGAACACCATGTGTAATAAATGCAATTTATCAAATATTATCATCAGATAACGACTTATTAAAGCCATTTAGAGAAGCTATAAGGTTAAAAATTGCTATATTCTGTTTTGAAACTTACGATTATAGTAAAATGATTAAAAAGCTCAAAACAGATGGAGTAAATCCATGGGATATTAAAAAGATGGATATTGAATCAGGAAAATTAAAAATCACATTAGTTGATGGAAATGTTATTGAATACAAACTAAAAGATGTTGAATTTGCGATGAGAGAGGGTTGTAAGGTTTGCGGAGACTTTACTGGCTTAACATCAGATATTTCAGTTGGTAATGTAGGTAGTGAAGAAGGATATTCAACTGTCTTAATAAGAAACAAATGGGGAGAAGGGTTCTTTAAGAGAGCAGTTTATAACGGCTATATAACTTACGATGAGAATGTTAATTTAGATGCAGTTAAAAAACTTGTTGAATTGAAAAGAAAGAGAATTCAATAA
- a CDS encoding tetratricopeptide repeat protein, translating to MEMNNESILWDEYFDALEKKNYEKALYLIDKILEIRKDPDIYVRKARILKRMGRNDEALEYFDKALKIKPKYILANFLKGILLVSLGRLEEAKEVFLKLYKLKKSDLSVKYTIAFILKKLGEYDLTLKILDDILEKYPQSAIAWAEKGKILYKEGKLKKSLECFDKALKINPNDCQSLQYKGEILFKLGRYGEALKCFKKVFERSGKDICALMYIIQILIYLGRLSQALEYTKKALKLNPEDPLLYLYRGIILNKLGKYEKAIKCFDKVLEINPNFPEAWNGKAVALEKLGRINEAIECYNRALEIYE from the coding sequence ATGGAAATGAACAATGAAAGCATTTTATGGGATGAATATTTCGATGCACTTGAAAAAAAGAACTACGAAAAAGCTCTTTATTTAATAGATAAAATCTTAGAGATTAGAAAAGATCCAGACATCTACGTAAGAAAAGCAAGAATATTAAAAAGAATGGGGAGAAATGATGAAGCATTAGAGTATTTTGACAAAGCATTAAAAATAAAGCCAAAATATATCTTAGCAAATTTCTTAAAAGGAATCCTATTAGTAAGTTTAGGTAGATTAGAAGAAGCAAAAGAGGTATTTTTAAAATTATATAAATTAAAAAAATCTGATTTATCTGTTAAATATACAATCGCCTTTATACTAAAAAAACTTGGAGAATATGACTTAACATTAAAAATTCTTGATGATATATTAGAAAAGTATCCACAATCAGCTATTGCTTGGGCTGAGAAAGGAAAGATATTATATAAAGAAGGAAAACTTAAAAAATCTTTAGAATGCTTTGATAAAGCTCTAAAAATAAATCCTAATGATTGTCAATCTCTACAATACAAAGGAGAAATATTATTTAAACTTGGAAGGTATGGAGAGGCATTAAAATGCTTTAAAAAGGTTTTTGAGAGAAGTGGTAAAGATATATGTGCGTTAATGTATATAATACAGATTTTAATTTACCTTGGAAGATTGAGTCAAGCTTTAGAATACACAAAAAAAGCTCTAAAATTAAACCCAGAAGACCCATTGCTTTATCTTTATAGAGGAATTATATTAAACAAATTAGGAAAATATGAAAAAGCAATAAAGTGTTTTGATAAGGTATTAGAGATTAATCCAAATTTCCCAGAAGCTTGGAATGGAAAAGCTGTAGCTCTTGAAAAACTTGGAAGAATCAATGAAGCTATAGAATGCTACAATAGAGCGCTTGAAATCTATGAATAG
- a CDS encoding P-II family nitrogen regulator, protein MKKVEAIIRPEKLEIVKKALSDSGYIGMTVSEVKGRGVQGGIVERYRGREYIVDLIPKVKIELVVKEEDIDDVINIICENARTGNPGDGKIFVIPVERVVRVRTKEEGRDVL, encoded by the coding sequence ATGAAAAAAGTCGAAGCAATCATAAGACCTGAAAAATTAGAGATTGTCAAAAAAGCCTTATCAGATTCTGGTTATATTGGGATGACTGTTAGTGAGGTTAAGGGTAGAGGAGTTCAGGGAGGTATAGTTGAGAGATATAGAGGAAGAGAATACATTGTCGATTTAATTCCAAAAGTTAAAATTGAGTTGGTTGTAAAAGAAGAGGACATTGATGATGTTATTAACATTATCTGTGAAAATGCAAGAACTGGAAACCCAGGAGATGGAAAGATATTCGTTATTCCAGTTGAGAGGGTTGTAAGGGTAAGAACTAAAGAGGAAGGTAGAGACGTGCTTTAA
- a CDS encoding DUF2254 family protein → MDLLRIIEKFKEEEIFNIIFISGIAVILTIISIHCFSWDEGFTDNVRYILSALLQTQAGMIGIIVSITIIAIQMVSQQYSTRIGHIILNKTFWAFILSYLISMGYEVFALGFLPVKKDIVVVNFLIPYNFLVALVFFFAYFDFLIVIPYIKSTIYNLRPEVVIEKLIKSIDRKEIENYKVVNSEYVNYKSAKDIPRNPLRTVYYIIEKALNLQHYMTVRNAMILLGSYYEELNAKTKNQDERFFRIYIDIIIRIACLANNSPISITREAMISLKKIITYELSNNVNRAIYALKGIGKIVLANINAEDKSRIKIVVLYALKNLNKISEELLTKSPNDKIYKFFDELLNILEEIIKGSIKTLDKDDFVKVFKKSLDIVLLAQEYANINGENYMERVKKTVKNIGDLLKSYGYDDLIKSLKIVES, encoded by the coding sequence TTGGATTTATTGAGAATTATTGAAAAATTTAAAGAAGAGGAGATTTTTAACATAATTTTTATTTCAGGGATTGCTGTAATACTTACAATAATCTCTATACATTGCTTCTCTTGGGATGAAGGATTTACTGATAATGTGAGGTATATTTTAAGTGCTTTACTACAAACTCAGGCAGGAATGATTGGAATAATTGTTTCAATTACAATTATTGCCATACAGATGGTTAGTCAACAGTATTCAACAAGAATTGGGCATATAATATTAAACAAAACATTTTGGGCGTTTATTTTATCATATTTAATTTCTATGGGTTATGAGGTTTTTGCCCTTGGATTTCTTCCTGTAAAAAAAGATATAGTTGTTGTAAATTTTTTAATCCCTTACAACTTTTTAGTAGCTTTGGTATTTTTCTTTGCATATTTTGATTTTTTAATTGTAATCCCATATATAAAAAGCACAATCTACAATTTAAGACCAGAGGTTGTTATAGAAAAGCTAATAAAATCAATTGATAGGAAGGAAATTGAAAATTATAAAGTGGTTAATTCTGAATATGTAAATTACAAATCAGCAAAAGACATCCCAAGGAATCCTCTAAGAACCGTTTATTATATAATAGAAAAAGCGTTAAATTTACAACATTATATGACAGTAAGAAATGCAATGATTTTATTGGGAAGTTATTATGAAGAGCTAAATGCTAAAACAAAAAACCAAGATGAGAGGTTTTTTAGAATATACATTGATATCATTATTAGAATAGCATGTTTAGCCAACAACTCACCAATTTCAATTACAAGAGAGGCAATGATATCCTTAAAAAAGATAATCACTTATGAGTTATCTAATAATGTAAATAGAGCAATTTATGCATTAAAAGGAATTGGAAAAATAGTATTGGCTAATATTAATGCTGAAGATAAAAGTAGGATAAAAATAGTTGTCCTATATGCTTTAAAAAATTTAAATAAAATTTCAGAGGAATTATTAACAAAATCCCCAAACGATAAAATTTATAAATTTTTTGATGAATTACTGAATATTTTAGAAGAAATTATAAAGGGAAGCATAAAAACTCTTGATAAAGATGATTTTGTAAAGGTATTTAAAAAATCTTTAGATATTGTTCTGTTAGCTCAAGAATATGCAAATATAAATGGAGAAAATTATATGGAAAGAGTTAAAAAAACTGTTAAAAATATTGGGGATTTATTAAAAAGTTATGGATATGATGATTTAATAAAATCTCTTAAAATTGTTGAAAGCTAA
- a CDS encoding glutamate synthase-related protein, producing MIPSYVPPKYKVEVDPNKCMLCERCTIECSWGVHRREGDRIISYSNRCGACHRCVAMCPRDAITIKENAVSWRSHPLWDIDARADIYNQAKTGCILLSGMANAKDHPIYFDKIVLDACQVTNPSIDPLREPMELRTYIGKKPKQLEFEFVEEEIDGKKIKKAKLKTKIAPNLKLDTPIMIAHMSYGALSLNAHLSFAKAVKECGTFMGTGEGGLPKALYPYADHIITQVASGRFGVNEEYLMKGAAIEIKIGQGAKPGIGGHLPGEKVTAEISATRMIPEGSDAISPAPHHDIYSIEDLAQLVRSLKEATRWKKPVFVKIAAVHNAPAIAVGIATSDADAVVIDGYKGGTGAAPKVFRDHVGIPIEMAIAAVDQRLREEGLRNEISIIASGGIRCAADVFKAIALGADAVYIGTAAMVALGCRVCGRCYTGLCAWGIATQRPELVKRLDPEVGARRVANLIKAWTHEIKELLGAAGINSIESLRGNRDRLRGVGLNEKELEVLGIKLAGE from the coding sequence ATGATTCCTTCATACGTTCCACCAAAGTATAAGGTAGAGGTAGATCCAAACAAATGTATGTTATGTGAGAGATGTACAATAGAGTGTTCTTGGGGAGTTCATAGAAGAGAGGGAGACAGGATAATTAGCTATTCAAATAGATGTGGAGCTTGCCATAGATGTGTTGCTATGTGTCCAAGAGACGCTATAACAATTAAAGAAAATGCAGTTTCTTGGAGAAGCCATCCATTATGGGACATTGATGCAAGGGCAGATATTTACAACCAAGCAAAAACTGGATGTATTTTATTAAGTGGAATGGCAAATGCTAAAGACCATCCAATCTATTTTGATAAGATTGTTTTAGATGCATGTCAAGTTACAAACCCATCCATTGACCCATTGAGAGAGCCAATGGAATTAAGAACCTATATAGGTAAAAAACCAAAACAATTAGAGTTTGAATTTGTTGAAGAGGAAATTGATGGTAAAAAGATTAAAAAAGCTAAGTTAAAAACAAAAATAGCACCAAACTTAAAGTTAGATACACCAATAATGATAGCTCACATGTCCTATGGGGCTTTATCTTTAAACGCTCACTTATCATTTGCTAAGGCAGTTAAGGAATGTGGAACATTCATGGGAACTGGTGAAGGAGGATTACCAAAAGCTCTCTATCCTTATGCTGACCACATAATTACCCAAGTTGCAAGTGGAAGATTTGGAGTTAATGAAGAGTATTTGATGAAAGGGGCAGCAATAGAGATTAAAATAGGACAAGGGGCTAAGCCAGGAATTGGAGGACACTTACCTGGAGAAAAAGTTACTGCAGAAATATCTGCAACAAGAATGATTCCTGAGGGAAGTGATGCTATCTCACCAGCTCCTCACCATGACATTTACTCAATTGAGGATTTAGCTCAATTAGTTAGAAGTTTGAAGGAAGCAACAAGATGGAAAAAACCAGTCTTTGTTAAAATCGCTGCTGTCCATAATGCCCCAGCAATAGCTGTTGGAATTGCAACAAGTGATGCTGATGCAGTTGTTATTGATGGATATAAAGGAGGGACAGGGGCAGCACCAAAGGTATTTAGAGACCACGTTGGAATTCCAATAGAGATGGCTATTGCAGCTGTAGACCAAAGATTGAGAGAGGAAGGATTGAGAAATGAAATCAGCATTATAGCAAGTGGAGGAATTAGGTGTGCAGCAGATGTATTTAAAGCTATAGCTTTAGGAGCAGATGCTGTCTATATTGGTACTGCTGCAATGGTTGCTCTTGGCTGTAGAGTTTGTGGAAGATGTTACACTGGATTGTGTGCTTGGGGAATAGCTACACAGAGACCAGAGTTAGTTAAGAGATTAGACCCAGAAGTTGGAGCGAGAAGAGTTGCTAACTTAATCAAAGCATGGACACATGAAATTAAAGAACTCTTAGGAGCTGCTGGAATTAACTCAATTGAAAGCTTAAGAGGAAATAGAGATAGATTGAGAGGAGTTGGATTAAATGAGAAGGAGTTAGAAGTTTTAGGAATAAAACTTGCTGGAGAATAA
- a CDS encoding class II glutamine amidotransferase, translated as MCGIIGFMSRKKRMIKGDKIALALDSLKERGNGKGSGYVGYGIYPTKYKDCYAFHILIDNTPKFEKIKVEVENVLEQYGTIVKDEEIPTEDGIIEKTQIPWRYFYEVDEKYADREEDVVVDIVMEINDKVDGAFVISSGKDLGVFKAVGWPNEVAEFYRIDKYEGYMWLAHARYPTNTKAWWGGAHPFNLLNWSVVHNGEITSYGTNKRFVEMFGYKCRLLTDTEVVAYILDLLMRKHKIPVEYALSALAPRFWDEIDKMPEEERELHTAIRLAYGGAMLNGPFAIAVGTPHGLIFMNGDIEKDTTMFGLTDRIKLRPLIAAEKDDMIFISSEESAIRRICPDLDRVWMPDAGMPVIARPWK; from the coding sequence ATGTGTGGTATTATCGGTTTTATGAGTAGAAAAAAAAGAATGATAAAAGGGGACAAGATAGCCTTAGCACTGGATAGCCTAAAAGAGAGAGGAAACGGAAAAGGTTCTGGTTATGTAGGTTATGGAATATACCCAACAAAATATAAAGATTGCTACGCTTTCCACATTTTAATTGACAACACACCAAAATTTGAGAAGATAAAGGTAGAAGTTGAGAATGTTTTAGAGCAATATGGGACTATTGTTAAAGATGAGGAAATTCCAACAGAAGATGGAATTATAGAAAAAACACAAATCCCTTGGAGATACTTCTATGAAGTTGATGAGAAATATGCTGACAGAGAGGAAGATGTTGTTGTAGATATAGTTATGGAGATAAACGATAAAGTTGATGGAGCTTTCGTTATATCAAGTGGAAAAGATTTAGGTGTTTTTAAGGCAGTTGGATGGCCAAATGAGGTTGCTGAGTTTTACAGAATAGATAAATATGAAGGTTATATGTGGTTAGCTCATGCAAGATATCCAACAAATACAAAGGCATGGTGGGGAGGAGCTCACCCATTCAATTTATTAAATTGGAGTGTTGTTCATAACGGAGAGATAACAAGCTATGGAACAAATAAAAGATTCGTTGAAATGTTTGGTTATAAGTGTAGATTATTAACTGATACTGAAGTAGTTGCCTATATATTAGATTTATTGATGAGAAAACACAAAATCCCTGTTGAATATGCTTTATCTGCATTAGCACCAAGATTCTGGGATGAAATAGATAAAATGCCAGAAGAAGAGAGAGAGTTGCATACAGCAATAAGATTGGCTTATGGAGGAGCTATGCTAAATGGGCCTTTTGCTATCGCAGTTGGAACACCACATGGCTTAATATTTATGAATGGAGATATTGAAAAGGACACTACTATGTTTGGTTTAACAGATAGAATTAAGTTAAGACCATTAATTGCAGCTGAAAAGGATGATATGATATTTATTTCAAGTGAAGAATCTGCTATAAGAAGAATATGCCCTGATTTAGATAGAGTTTGGATGCCTGATGCTGGAATGCCTGTTATTGCAAGACCATGGAAATAA
- a CDS encoding tetratricopeptide repeat protein, producing MENHKNKLWRKYSKALEKGNYNKALSIIDKIFGVKKIKKLRLLRYFNNVFRLNPKHLIAYFLKGHLLLSLGKLNEARNIFLILYNLDKHNPSVKFSTVFVLRRTSNCSHALKLIDEILEKCPNSAIAWAEKGEMLWRGGHLEEALQCFDNALKINPNDCHSLHYKGEILIKLGRYEEALKCFEKILHEINGSCVYALIHITHVLIILERLEEALEYIEKGLKLNPNEYMFYLHKGIILNKLGKYEEAIKCFDRVLSINPNISEAWNGKAVALEKLGRIKEAVECYNKALEIHK from the coding sequence ATGGAAAATCACAAAAATAAATTATGGCGTAAATATTCTAAAGCGCTTGAAAAAGGGAATTACAATAAAGCACTTTCAATAATTGATAAAATATTTGGAGTTAAAAAGATTAAAAAATTGAGACTACTCAGATATTTTAACAACGTATTTAGGTTAAATCCTAAACATTTAATTGCTTATTTTTTAAAAGGACATTTATTGTTAAGCTTAGGAAAGTTAAATGAAGCAAGAAATATTTTTTTAATATTATATAATTTAGATAAGCACAATCCATCTGTTAAATTCTCAACTGTATTTGTATTAAGAAGAACCAGCAACTGTTCACATGCACTAAAGCTTATTGATGAAATATTAGAAAAATGCCCAAATTCAGCTATTGCCTGGGCTGAGAAAGGAGAGATGTTATGGAGGGGAGGACATCTTGAAGAAGCTTTACAATGTTTTGATAATGCTTTAAAAATAAATCCTAATGACTGTCACTCTTTACACTATAAAGGAGAAATATTAATTAAACTTGGGAGATATGAAGAAGCATTAAAATGTTTTGAAAAAATCCTTCATGAAATTAATGGCAGTTGTGTATATGCACTGATACACATAACACATGTCTTAATAATTCTTGAAAGATTGGAAGAGGCTTTAGAATATATAGAAAAAGGTCTAAAGTTAAATCCAAATGAATATATGTTTTATTTGCATAAAGGAATTATATTAAACAAATTAGGAAAATATGAAGAGGCTATAAAGTGTTTTGATAGAGTGCTAAGTATAAATCCAAATATCTCTGAGGCTTGGAATGGAAAAGCTGTAGCTCTTGAAAAACTTGGAAGGATAAAAGAGGCTGTTGAATGTTATAACAAGGCACTTGAAATCCATAAATAA